A single region of the Salvelinus sp. IW2-2015 linkage group LG20, ASM291031v2, whole genome shotgun sequence genome encodes:
- the LOC111979988 gene encoding olfactory receptor 10A6-like, translated as MEQLLLGGRSINSIKDSHLSPSKDFITVCSDRTLMLRMENVSYVALRQPIVFELEGFEVPRSYGYPLFALFLAIYFLVLLGNGVVMSVIAIDKTLHKPMYVMVCNLAACDLLGGMAVMTQLMVIFLTGEKRIPYNSAYAQAICVHTYGAAVQTILSAMAYDRYVAVCEPLRYHAIMTTAHMVFVILLAWAVAIILIAVLFALNVGTPLCGTYIRHVYCSNRSILNLACVPTPINDIYGLCMTWVLSSGSFLIIFFCYTKILSACLMRKSDKGSRSKALQTCATHLVIYVIYEIVSLTIILSNRFPQVPMNIKKFCTILMFIVPPLINPIIYGFVTKELRTSIIKLLKTRVAPKL; from the exons ATGGAGCAACTCCTACTGGGGGGGAGGAGCATTAACAGTATAAAGGACAGTCACCTCTCGCCCAGTAAGGACTTCATCACCGTCTGCTCAGATAG GACTCTGATGTTGCGCATGGAGAACGTCTCCTACGTGGCCCTGAGGCAGCCCATCGTGTTTGAGCTGGAGGGCTTTGAAGTGCCTCGGAGCTATGGTTACCCCCTGTTTGCCCTGTTCCTGGCCATCTACTTCCTGGTGCTGCTGGGGAACGGGGTTGTGATGAGTGTGATTGCAATAGATAAGACGCTACACAAGCCTATGTACGTGATGGTGTGTAACCTGGCTGCCTGTGACCTGCTGGGAGGAATGGCTGTGATGACTCAGCTCATGGTCATCTTCCTGACGGGGGAGAAGAGGATTCCATACAACAGTGCCTATGCTCAGGCCATCTGTGTTCACAcgtatggtgcagctgtacaaaCCATACTGTCAGCCATGGCCTATGACAG GTATGTGGCAGTGTGTGAACCATTGAGGTACCATGCGATCATGACAACggcccacatggtttttgtgatCTTGCTGGCCTGGGCTGTAGCAATCATCCTTATAGCTGTGCTCTTTGCTTTGAATGTGGGTACTCCACTATGTGGAACCTACATCAGGCATGTCTACTGCAGCAACCGCTCCATCCTGAACCTGGCCTGTGTGCCCACCCCCATTAACGATATCTACG GTTTGTGCATGACTTGGGTTCTCAGCAGCGGTTCCTTCCTCATCATCTTTTTCTGCTATACCAAGATCCTGTCAGCCTGTCTGATGAGGAAGAGTGACAAGGGCAGTCGTAGTAAGGCCTTACAGACCTGCGCCACTCACCTGGTCATCTACGTGATCTACGAAATTGTCAGCCTCACCATTATCCTCAGTAACCGCTTCCCCCAGGTCCCAATGAACATCAAGAAGTTCTGCACTATCCTGATGTTTATAGTTCCCCCTCTAATTAACCCTATCATCTATGGATTTGTCACTAAAGAGTTACGCACAAGCATTATAAAGCTGTTGAAAACACGGGTCGCACCCAAACTGTAA